The nucleotide window AGCGCGTCATACTTTCTCTGGGCTTCGATCTCTGTTTTCGCCGTGACGATGCGCAGCACCGTAAGCGATTTCACGTCATCCCGAGCACGTCCACGAGCCTGTGCCATCGTCCAGATTTCTTCCAGCCCCTGGCGGATTTCATGTGGGTTGGATTTGGCGATGAAAATCAGCTCTGCATGTTTGGCTGCGAACTCTCGGCCCCGGCCTGACCAACCGGCCTGGATAAGCAGCGGGGTTCGCTGCGGGGAAGGCGCTGTCAGATGAGGGCCTGCCACGTGGTAGCGCTCCCCGCAATGATTGATCGGTCTCACCCGCTCGCCACGGGCGTAGCGCTGACCCGCTTTGTCCTGCACCACTGCGTCGTCCGCCCAGCTGCCCTCCCAGAGCTTGTAGGCCACATCCATGAATTCCTCCGCGCGTTCGTAGCGGTCGGCATGCTTGAGCATCTCTTCCAGGCCGAAGTTGCGAGCAGCACTGGAAAGGTAGGACGTCACGATGTTCCAGGCGATCCGGCCACCGGTCATGTGATCGAGCGTGCTGAAGCGTCGGGCATGTGTGAAGGGATGCTCGTAGGTGGTGGTAACGGTAGCGCCGAATGCCAGATTCCTGGTGATCGCAGCTAGCCCCGGAATGATCATCAACGGGTCGTTCGCAGGCGCTTCTACCGCCCACTTCACTGCTGCTTCAGCGCTCCCGCCGAAGACGTCATAGAAGCCCAGGACATCTGCGAAGAAGAGCATGTCGAGGTTAGCCTGGTCGGCGATACGGGCTTGGTTCGACCAGAAATCAAACGTGTTGGCGGCCAGGCGCTCATCAGCTGGATGAGTCCATAGGCTGGGTGCTCCACCGCAGCCAACGCTCGCTTGTTCGTATAGCGCAAACAATAGGGGTTTGGGGTCGGACATCATTTTTCCTGTCTTCATTGATATCAGCTGGCAGCTCACCGCTGATTCTGGAACCCTTTGCCGAAGTGGCGTTCAAGACGGTGCTGAATGAGCTCCAGCCCAATGGACAGCAGCCAGTAGATGAGCGCGGCAGTGGCGAGCATTTCGATATAACGGTATGAGGAGCGTCCGTAGGACTGCGCCAGGAACATCACTTCCCACACCCCCATTACCGAAATGAGCGACGAGTCCTTCAGCATCGAGATGAACTGGCTGGTGGTCGGGGGGATGATCGTCCTCATCGCCTGCGGGAGCACAACATGGAGGAACGCCGAGGTCGGCCTCAAGCCAAGCGCAGCAGCCGCTTCTCGCTGCCCAGGCGGGACAGCCATGATGCCGGCACGAAAAATTTCGCTGAGGTAGGCGCCGTAGTTGAGCGACAGTGCAATGATCCCTGCGCTAATCGCTCCCGGCACCACACCCAGTTGCGGTAAGCCCAGGTAAATGAGCAGGATCTGGATCAACAGCGGCGTACCGCGAAAAAACGATGCATAGAAGCTCGCCACGCCGAACGCCACAGCGCTGCGTGATAACCGCGCCAGCGCCGTAACAAAGCCCAGCAGCAACGAAAACCCTATCGAGCAAATACAGAGGAACAGCGTCAGTGCTGCACCCTGAAGGAAGCCGTTTGGTCCCAGCCGCAGGCCTACAAGGTTGGGCCATTTATCCAGGATGATCGAGAACTTCAGGTCAAAGCTCAGGAAGAAGAAGATGCAAAAGCCAAGCAATGCCCCCCAGGTCAGATACAGGCGGGTCTTGAACCCAAAGGTCCGACCAAGCAGGCTCGATTTCACGTTGGGTGCGAGAACGGACTTTGCGGGATGTGGGTTGAGGGCTGTCATTTACTGATATCGGCGCCGATCCACTTCTGGGAAATCTTGGCCAGT belongs to Pseudomonas putida NBRC 14164 and includes:
- a CDS encoding LLM class flavin-dependent oxidoreductase; the protein is MSDPKPLLFALYEQASVGCGGAPSLWTHPADERLAANTFDFWSNQARIADQANLDMLFFADVLGFYDVFGGSAEAAVKWAVEAPANDPLMIIPGLAAITRNLAFGATVTTTYEHPFTHARRFSTLDHMTGGRIAWNIVTSYLSSAARNFGLEEMLKHADRYERAEEFMDVAYKLWEGSWADDAVVQDKAGQRYARGERVRPINHCGERYHVAGPHLTAPSPQRTPLLIQAGWSGRGREFAAKHAELIFIAKSNPHEIRQGLEEIWTMAQARGRARDDVKSLTVLRIVTAKTEIEAQRKYDALQSNYHLEAQLVSYAGDTGIDLSRYADGDALSTHTEGLTSYMMRPDGSGKPLTAGDVRKRFANVTRGTDLILVGTPEQVADCIEEHARISGTSGYMLNPLTSPGTLEDFVELIVPELQKRGLYRTQAQSGTFRSRLRDDRSSRLPSSAYGASFRQQ
- a CDS encoding amino acid ABC transporter permease, which codes for MTALNPHPAKSVLAPNVKSSLLGRTFGFKTRLYLTWGALLGFCIFFFLSFDLKFSIILDKWPNLVGLRLGPNGFLQGAALTLFLCICSIGFSLLLGFVTALARLSRSAVAFGVASFYASFFRGTPLLIQILLIYLGLPQLGVVPGAISAGIIALSLNYGAYLSEIFRAGIMAVPPGQREAAAALGLRPTSAFLHVVLPQAMRTIIPPTTSQFISMLKDSSLISVMGVWEVMFLAQSYGRSSYRYIEMLATAALIYWLLSIGLELIQHRLERHFGKGFQNQR